The segment TTAGGAATTCGACCAGAACACTTAAGCATTAGCCTTGCAGCGCCTAAAAATTTGCAAGTGCGAGTTGAGTTAGTGGAAGCTTTGGGGAACGAAACTTATTTATCTGTTAGTTTGATAGATTTTGGCGCGATCGCGCCTACTTTACAGGTAAGAATTCCCCCCGATCGACCCGTGAGAATTGGCGAAGAACTCTGGTTGTCCTTAGCATCAGATAAAATTCATTTGTTCGATCCTGAAACTGGTGTTGCAATACGCCCGTAATGCTTTTAATGTTAATTATCTGGCGTATGTAAGAAAAGGTAAATTGTTATGGGCTTTTTGAGAGAAATATTCGGCCCTAGTAAAGAAGAAGTCTGGCAAGAACTGTGTAACCAAATCGGCGGGGAAATGAAAGGCGGATTCTGGGGTGGGAACAAAGTTGAGATACGGGTTAAAGAATGGATAATTATTCTGGATACCTACACGGTTTCTACGGGTAAAAGTTCTACTACTTATACTAGAATGCGATCGCCCTATGTAAATAGGGATGGTTTTCAGTTTGCCATCTATCGCCAAGGCTTTTTCAGCGAAGTAGGAAAAGTGTTTGGAATGCAGGATATTGAAACTGGCGATTCTGAATTTGACCGCAACTTCCAGATCCAAGGTAATGATGAATTTAAAGCAAGGGAATTATTTGCAAACCCCAAAATTCGTTATCTAATTCAGCAGCAACCCTCGATTCACTTTGAAGTTAAAGACGATGAAGGCTGGTTTCGCGCCAGTTTCCCTGAAAAAGTCGATGAACTTTATTTTCAAGTAACAGGCGTCATCAAAGATGTCGAAAGGCTAAAATCTCTGTACGAGTTATTTGCCGAGACCCTGAATCAACTATGCCACATAGGTTCAGCTTACGAAGACGATCCAAACCTCAGACTTTGAAATAATGGATGTTGGTAGGAAGAAGAGCCTAATTTTAAACCTTTCACTTAGGCCTTACCGCCAACACTCCAACCTTCAACAATTGCATAATTTATATATTTTCAGGCATTTTATGTGTAAACTTAACTTAGCAAAATAAACGCTGCTAATGCGGATATGATTGGCAACAATGACCGTTAAAAAAGTAGATTGACCCAAATGCTCCAAAAGCTTAAAGAAGCCCTAGCGATATTTACTTCAAACATAGGTTTATTCAGTCTCCTTGTTCTTACAATTTGGTTGCCAGCTACCCTTTTTATGGAATATGTCGATATTGCCGTTCCTCTGCGAAGTGAGTTGGAAGAACTAAGGAGAGGAATAAGAATATCAAATTTTATAGAGTTAGGATTTAGCCCCATTTATATAGGCGCTCTTATTTATTCAGTATCGCAAATCAAAGAAAGCCAAATAGTTACTTATTCAAAAGCAATGTCTGTGGGTCTTCGTAATTGGGGTAAAATTTTCGGAGTCCGGTTCTGGACTGGTTTATTAATTGGTTTAGGATTAATTGCTTTTGTAATTCCTGGAGTCATTATCGCCGTTCGCTATGCACTTGTTGTTTGTGTTGTTGTGCTTGAAGGAGGTAAGTCACCGCGAACAATGGCAAGAAGCGTTACGCTTACAAAAGGCAAAAGATGGCAAATATTCGGCGCAATAATTTTAGCTTGGTTAGGAATATTGATTTTTACATTACTGGTTACATTGCTTGTAAATATTATCTTGGAATTAGCAGGGCAGCAAGAAAATTTTGTTATTTCTGTATTATTGGGTTGTTTTATAAAAATTGGCTTTGCAATTCCCGATATATTAATGTTTTTATATTATTGGGAAGCGAGGGAAAAAGAATTAGTTGA is part of the Microcoleus sp. FACHB-831 genome and harbors:
- a CDS encoding DUF3137 domain-containing protein, encoding MGFLREIFGPSKEEVWQELCNQIGGEMKGGFWGGNKVEIRVKEWIIILDTYTVSTGKSSTTYTRMRSPYVNRDGFQFAIYRQGFFSEVGKVFGMQDIETGDSEFDRNFQIQGNDEFKARELFANPKIRYLIQQQPSIHFEVKDDEGWFRASFPEKVDELYFQVTGVIKDVERLKSLYELFAETLNQLCHIGSAYEDDPNLRL